TGGCCTGGCCCTTGTACAGCTTCACGCGCACCTGGCCGGTGACGCGCTCCTGGCTCTTGTCGATGAGGGCCTGGATGGCCTCGCGCTCGGGGGCGAACCAGAAGCCGTAGTAGACCATCTCTGCGTAGCGCGGGATCAGGCTGTCGCGCAGGTGCATGACCTCGCGGTCCATGGTGATGCCTTCCAGGTCGCGGTGCGCGGCGTGGATGATGGTGCAGCCCGGGGTCTCGTACACCCCGCGGGACTTCATGCCCACGAAGCGGTTCTCCACCATGTCCAGCCTGCCCACGCCGTGCTTGCCGCCCAGCTTGTTCAGGGTGCGGATGATGGTGGCGGGGCTCATCTTCTCGCCGTTGACGGCCACGGGGTCGCCCGCCTGGAAGTCGATGGTCACGTATTCGGGCTCATTGGGGGCGTCCTCGGGGCGGACGCAGAGCAGGTAGCTGTGCGGGCCGGGCTCGTTGGCCGGGTCCTCGAGCTCGCCGCCCTCGAAGGAGAGGTGCATGAGGTTGCGGTCGCAGCTGTAGGGCTTCTCTTTGGTGACGGGCACGGGGATGCCGTTCTCCTTGGCGAAGGCCAGCAGATCGGCGCGGCCCTTGAAGTCCCACTCGCGCCAGGGGGCGATGGTCTTGAGCTGAGGGGCCAGGGACATGGCGGCCAGCTCGAAGCGGACCTGGTCGTTGCCTTTGCCCGTGGCGCCGTGGGAGACGGCCTGCGCGCCCTCCTTCAGGGCGATCTCCACCATGCGCTTGGCGATGAGCGGCCGCGCGATGGAGGTGCCCAG
This genomic stretch from Fundidesulfovibrio soli harbors:
- a CDS encoding argininosuccinate synthase; this encodes MSSIQKVVLAYSGGLDTSVILKWIKKTYDCEVITMTADLGQDEELDGLEEKALRTGATKAYIDDLREEFAKDFVFPILRAGAVYEGRYLLGTSIARPLIAKRMVEIALKEGAQAVSHGATGKGNDQVRFELAAMSLAPQLKTIAPWREWDFKGRADLLAFAKENGIPVPVTKEKPYSCDRNLMHLSFEGGELEDPANEPGPHSYLLCVRPEDAPNEPEYVTIDFQAGDPVAVNGEKMSPATIIRTLNKLGGKHGVGRLDMVENRFVGMKSRGVYETPGCTIIHAAHRDLEGITMDREVMHLRDSLIPRYAEMVYYGFWFAPEREAIQALIDKSQERVTGQVRVKLYKGQATPVSRVSPNSLYNMELVTFEEDSVYDQSDATGFIRLQGLRLRGYKKM